A section of the Kribbella sp. HUAS MG21 genome encodes:
- the menC gene encoding o-succinylbenzoate synthase, producing MSTELKIVAARLHRVRMPLVHEFQTSSHRKAFLDHVLVELEDASGAVGWGEIASSSDPYYAPETVETCWHIASRYLLPAVLDRPWTHPDQLAGLWSKIRGNNFAKAGVDMAAWTLWAEVQQVPLATVLGGTRTEVVAGVSLGIEPTIDDLLAQVQQQVEAGYPRVKLKIAPGWDVEPVSAVRSAYPDLDLHVDANGIYTADDLEQLRKLDGYRLTMIEQPFAPRDLLTHAALQRTIGTPVCLDESVETVDDLETALALDALKILNIKVSRMGGLTAARAAHDRAQDAGVPVWCGGMHEFGIGRLANVALSSLSGFTLPSDVSASEKYYARDLVEPGVVAVRGVVQVPRASGLGQPVDRELIAANTVAQLSLGPEQE from the coding sequence ATGTCAACTGAACTGAAGATCGTCGCGGCCCGGCTGCACCGGGTGCGGATGCCGCTGGTGCACGAGTTCCAGACCAGCTCGCACCGCAAGGCGTTCCTCGACCACGTGCTGGTCGAGCTGGAGGACGCGTCCGGCGCGGTCGGCTGGGGCGAGATCGCGTCGTCCTCCGATCCGTACTACGCGCCGGAGACCGTCGAGACCTGCTGGCACATCGCCTCGCGCTACCTGTTGCCCGCCGTACTCGACCGACCGTGGACGCATCCTGATCAGTTGGCGGGATTGTGGTCGAAGATCCGCGGCAACAACTTCGCCAAGGCCGGCGTGGACATGGCCGCCTGGACCCTCTGGGCGGAGGTCCAACAGGTGCCGCTGGCAACAGTCTTGGGCGGTACGCGGACCGAGGTCGTCGCGGGGGTGTCGCTGGGCATCGAACCGACGATCGACGACCTGCTCGCCCAGGTGCAGCAACAGGTCGAGGCAGGCTACCCCCGGGTGAAGCTGAAGATCGCTCCCGGCTGGGACGTGGAGCCGGTCAGTGCGGTGCGCTCGGCGTACCCGGACCTCGACCTGCATGTCGACGCGAACGGGATCTACACGGCCGACGACCTGGAGCAGTTGCGGAAGCTGGACGGCTACCGGCTGACGATGATCGAGCAGCCGTTCGCGCCGCGTGACCTGCTCACCCACGCGGCGCTGCAGCGCACGATCGGTACGCCGGTCTGCCTGGACGAGAGCGTGGAGACGGTCGACGACCTGGAGACCGCGCTCGCCCTCGACGCGCTGAAGATCCTCAACATCAAGGTGTCGCGGATGGGCGGCCTGACCGCGGCCCGCGCGGCGCACGATCGGGCGCAGGACGCCGGCGTGCCGGTCTGGTGCGGCGGCATGCACGAGTTCGGGATCGGCCGGCTGGCGAACGTCGCGCTCTCCAGTCTCTCCGGGTTCACCCTCCCATCGGACGTGTCCGCCTCGGAGAAGTACTACGCCCGGGATCTCGTCGAACCCGGCGTGGTCGCCGTCCGGGGCGTCGTACAGGTGCCCCGGGCAAGCGGTCTCGGGCAGCCCGTGGACCGCGAGCTGATCGCCGCGAACACGGTCGCCCAGCTCTCCCTCGGACCGGAACAGGAGTGA
- the dapF gene encoding diaminopimelate epimerase, whose amino-acid sequence MSLFPWLKGHGTENDFVILPDPDGSVHGELDAALVRFLCDRHAGIGADGVLRVVRGDKQSYVEDGGDWFMDYRNADGSIAEMCGNGVRVFAKYLAEAGWIDGKPVRVGTRAGVKEVAQNDDGTLTVDMGEPTLPQAAGIVVEANGHQWPALHVDMGNPHAVAFVDSLSEPGNLCDQPAWSPVEAFPQGVNIEFVVRRGPHDVQMRVHERGAGETRSCGTGTCAVTVAAARAARDELPVTYRVGVPGGEVSVTWRADNHLELTGPAVVHARGEFDRAWLPGI is encoded by the coding sequence ATGAGCTTGTTTCCCTGGCTGAAGGGGCACGGCACGGAGAACGACTTCGTGATCCTGCCCGACCCGGACGGTTCCGTGCACGGCGAGCTGGACGCGGCGCTGGTGCGGTTCCTCTGCGACCGGCACGCGGGCATCGGCGCGGACGGCGTGCTGCGGGTGGTCCGGGGCGACAAGCAGTCGTACGTCGAGGACGGCGGCGACTGGTTCATGGACTACCGGAACGCCGACGGCTCGATCGCGGAGATGTGCGGGAACGGCGTCCGGGTCTTCGCGAAGTACCTCGCCGAGGCGGGCTGGATCGACGGCAAGCCGGTCCGGGTCGGGACCCGCGCGGGCGTCAAGGAGGTCGCGCAGAACGACGACGGCACGCTGACCGTCGACATGGGCGAGCCGACGCTGCCCCAGGCGGCCGGGATCGTGGTGGAGGCCAACGGTCACCAGTGGCCGGCGCTGCATGTCGACATGGGCAATCCGCACGCGGTCGCCTTCGTCGACAGCCTCAGCGAGCCGGGCAACCTGTGCGATCAGCCGGCGTGGTCGCCGGTGGAGGCCTTTCCGCAGGGCGTGAACATCGAGTTCGTCGTACGGCGTGGTCCGCACGACGTCCAGATGCGCGTCCACGAGCGCGGCGCGGGGGAGACCCGGTCGTGCGGGACGGGGACCTGCGCCGTGACGGTCGCGGCCGCGCGGGCCGCCCGCGACGAGCTGCCGGTGACGTACCGGGTCGGCGTACCTGGGGGTGAAGTCAGCGTCACGTGGCGTGCTGACAACCACCTGGAGCTGACGGGGCCCGCGGTCGTGCACGCCCGCGGGGAGTTCGACCGGGCCTGGCTGCCGGGAATCTGA
- a CDS encoding immune inhibitor A domain-containing protein — translation MRKLPAGLFSLALAATTGFGIAAASSGNAATPPKQASAPSASEPAPASDELPSPLEDKRRALREEALTKVINGQATPQERDGSTVVKLGTKAAGAKGAKNATGRVDQYVELSREKTDRIFVVLAEFGNERHPNYPDQDTSPNFPGPARFDGPLHNEIPEPDRAVDNSTVWRADYSPQYFRDLYFGDGNSVKKYYEKQSSGRYSVDGAVTDWVKVKYNEARYGRSNGYPCNGNVCSNTWALIQDSVNQWVADQLAKGRTKAEVTADLKTFDQWDRYDFDGDGNFNEPDGYIDHFQIVHSGGDQADGDPWQGEDAIWSHRWYAGFPGGPANNPSGGAQIGDTGLYVGDYTIQPENGGISVFAHEYGHDLGLPDHYDTSGAAVENGVNWWSIMAQSRVGKPSDGGIGEQAADFSIWDKLQLGWLDYEIVKAGQNRTVELGPHEYNSKKAQGLVVTLPKKEVTHQLVQPAAGAKSWWSGQGHQFTHTMSRQVTLPAGQPASLTFQANWDIEDCGPDACDYAYVDVNDGTGTKPIKGNITKDAEGNGIDGKSGGWVPATFDLSAYAGKTITLQFRYATDPAAGGLGFFADAIKVTSGATTVFESGAEATPEGWTLNGFSSVGSSYTSQHDNYYLVSNINYVSYDKHLQTGPYNFGWASTLPDKVEHFPYQDGVLVWYWDTSQDNNNTNQHPGEGLVLPVDSHPTPINRMDGQLWRPRVGGYDAPFGLEKADSFTLHVNGQPSYIRGQNAVQTFNDGKSYWTPDQPTAGVKVPNNGVNIKVLSKNGTSVKVQVSKRN, via the coding sequence GTGCGCAAGCTACCCGCCGGGCTGTTCAGCCTGGCCCTGGCGGCGACCACGGGGTTCGGCATCGCCGCGGCCTCGTCCGGTAACGCCGCCACACCGCCCAAGCAGGCCTCGGCACCGAGCGCCAGCGAGCCTGCGCCCGCCTCGGACGAGCTGCCCAGCCCGCTCGAGGACAAGCGCCGCGCACTGCGGGAGGAGGCGCTGACCAAGGTCATCAACGGTCAGGCCACGCCCCAGGAGCGCGACGGCAGCACGGTCGTCAAGCTCGGGACCAAGGCCGCCGGCGCGAAGGGCGCCAAGAACGCCACCGGCCGCGTCGACCAGTACGTCGAGCTGTCCCGGGAGAAGACCGACCGGATCTTCGTCGTGCTCGCCGAGTTCGGCAACGAGCGGCACCCGAACTACCCGGACCAGGACACCTCGCCGAACTTCCCGGGCCCGGCCCGGTTCGACGGGCCGCTGCACAACGAGATCCCGGAGCCGGACCGCGCGGTCGACAACTCCACCGTCTGGCGGGCCGACTACAGCCCGCAGTACTTCCGGGACCTGTACTTCGGCGACGGCAACTCGGTGAAGAAGTACTACGAGAAGCAGTCGTCCGGCCGGTACTCCGTGGACGGCGCGGTCACCGACTGGGTCAAGGTCAAGTACAACGAGGCCCGGTACGGCCGCTCGAACGGGTACCCGTGCAACGGCAACGTCTGCAGCAACACCTGGGCGCTGATCCAGGACTCGGTCAACCAGTGGGTCGCGGACCAGCTGGCGAAGGGCCGCACCAAGGCCGAGGTCACCGCGGACCTGAAGACGTTCGACCAGTGGGACCGTTACGACTTCGACGGTGACGGCAACTTCAACGAGCCGGACGGCTACATCGACCACTTCCAGATCGTGCACTCCGGCGGCGACCAGGCCGACGGCGACCCGTGGCAGGGCGAGGACGCGATCTGGTCGCACCGCTGGTACGCCGGGTTCCCGGGCGGCCCGGCGAACAACCCGAGCGGCGGCGCCCAGATCGGCGACACCGGCCTGTACGTCGGTGACTACACGATCCAGCCGGAGAACGGCGGCATCAGCGTCTTCGCGCACGAGTACGGCCACGACCTCGGGCTGCCGGACCACTACGACACCTCGGGTGCCGCGGTCGAGAACGGCGTCAACTGGTGGTCGATCATGGCGCAGAGCCGGGTCGGCAAGCCCAGCGACGGCGGCATCGGCGAGCAGGCGGCCGACTTCAGCATCTGGGACAAGCTGCAGCTCGGCTGGCTCGACTACGAGATCGTGAAGGCCGGCCAGAACCGGACCGTCGAGCTCGGCCCGCACGAGTACAACTCGAAGAAGGCCCAGGGCCTCGTGGTGACGCTGCCGAAGAAGGAGGTCACCCACCAGCTGGTCCAGCCGGCGGCCGGGGCGAAGTCCTGGTGGAGCGGTCAGGGCCACCAGTTCACGCACACGATGAGCCGCCAGGTGACGCTGCCGGCCGGTCAGCCCGCGAGCCTCACGTTCCAGGCGAACTGGGACATCGAGGACTGCGGCCCGGACGCGTGTGACTACGCGTACGTCGACGTGAACGACGGCACCGGCACGAAGCCGATCAAGGGCAACATCACCAAGGACGCCGAGGGCAACGGCATCGACGGCAAGAGCGGCGGCTGGGTGCCCGCGACGTTCGACCTGTCGGCGTACGCCGGCAAGACGATCACGCTGCAGTTCCGCTACGCCACCGACCCGGCGGCGGGCGGGCTCGGGTTCTTCGCCGACGCCATCAAGGTGACGTCGGGTGCGACGACGGTGTTCGAGTCCGGCGCCGAGGCGACGCCGGAAGGCTGGACGCTGAACGGGTTCAGCTCGGTCGGTTCGTCGTACACCAGCCAGCACGACAACTACTACCTGGTGTCGAACATCAACTACGTTTCCTACGACAAGCACCTGCAGACCGGGCCGTACAACTTCGGCTGGGCGAGCACGTTGCCGGACAAGGTGGAGCACTTCCCGTACCAGGACGGCGTACTGGTCTGGTACTGGGACACCTCGCAGGACAACAACAACACCAACCAGCACCCCGGTGAGGGCCTGGTCCTCCCGGTCGACTCGCACCCGACCCCGATCAACCGGATGGACGGCCAGCTGTGGCGTCCGCGGGTCGGCGGGTACGACGCTCCGTTCGGCCTGGAGAAGGCGGACTCGTTCACGCTGCACGTCAACGGGCAGCCGAGCTACATCCGCGGCCAGAACGCCGTCCAGACCTTCAACGACGGCAAGTCCTACTGGACCCCGGACCAGCCGACCGCCGGCGTCAAGGTCCCGAACAACGGCGTCAACATCAAGGTCCTCTCCAAGAACGGCACCTCGGTGAAGGTCCAGGTCAGCAAGCGCAACTGA
- a CDS encoding D-aminoacylase produces MRVALTGGLVADGTGSEPVPGTVLVEGDRISAVLPPGEPVSGAEVIDATGNIVAPGFVDLHSHADFSIGASPAAESQLAQGVTTLITGNCGWSPFPVTDLEPLRAGTAFLAPSLDWSWDDLAGFAATLEPAVNVALQVGHCTLRIAAMGSAQRAPSPSEVRTMQDLLREAADQGAVGFSTGLIYAPGTYASSEEVAALVATAAECGLLYSTHIRNEGAGLLDALDEAITAARAGGARLEISHLKAVGKSNHGLVNAALEKLDQVDDVDLGWDAYPYTATSTTLTTRLPAWALAGGTLLERLADPAERARIADALRADVLLSPDTVVIASLPPGRYQDSRGLSLAEIARQDGVDAAEIVLRILESHQAAVSVVNHAMCGDDVIAVLDHPRTAVASDGWIMDATGPGHPHPRNFGTFPRVLGHYARDLGVLEVGEAIRRMTSLPASRLGLNDRGVLRPGAVADVVVLDPARVADRSTYDDPWQLSVGVEHVLVAGEPVLADGVPTGRRPGRVIA; encoded by the coding sequence GTGCGGGTCGCGCTGACCGGTGGTCTTGTCGCGGACGGGACCGGCAGCGAGCCGGTGCCGGGCACGGTGCTGGTCGAGGGGGACCGCATCAGCGCGGTGCTGCCGCCCGGCGAACCGGTGTCCGGGGCAGAGGTGATCGATGCCACGGGCAACATTGTGGCGCCCGGTTTCGTCGACCTGCACTCGCATGCCGACTTCAGCATCGGCGCGAGCCCGGCCGCCGAGTCGCAGCTCGCGCAGGGCGTCACCACACTGATCACCGGGAACTGCGGCTGGTCGCCATTCCCGGTCACCGACCTGGAGCCGCTGCGCGCGGGTACGGCGTTCCTCGCGCCGTCGCTCGACTGGTCCTGGGACGACCTGGCCGGCTTCGCTGCCACGCTGGAACCGGCGGTGAACGTCGCGCTCCAGGTCGGCCACTGCACACTCCGGATCGCCGCGATGGGCAGCGCTCAGCGAGCACCGTCGCCGAGTGAGGTCCGGACGATGCAGGACCTGCTGCGGGAGGCCGCGGACCAGGGCGCGGTCGGGTTCTCCACCGGGCTTATCTATGCGCCGGGCACCTACGCGTCGTCCGAGGAGGTCGCCGCCCTGGTCGCGACGGCGGCCGAGTGCGGACTGCTGTACTCGACCCACATCCGCAACGAGGGCGCCGGCCTCCTGGACGCGCTCGACGAGGCGATCACGGCGGCCCGGGCCGGCGGTGCGCGGCTCGAGATCTCACACCTGAAAGCCGTTGGTAAGTCCAACCACGGTCTCGTCAACGCGGCGTTGGAGAAGCTCGACCAGGTGGACGACGTCGACCTCGGCTGGGACGCCTACCCGTACACGGCGACCAGCACGACCCTCACCACCCGCCTGCCGGCGTGGGCGCTGGCCGGCGGAACCCTCCTCGAGCGGCTCGCCGACCCGGCCGAGCGCGCGCGGATCGCCGACGCCCTGCGAGCCGACGTACTGCTATCACCTGACACGGTTGTCATCGCGTCGCTGCCGCCCGGCCGCTATCAGGACAGCCGCGGCCTCAGCCTCGCAGAGATCGCCCGGCAGGACGGCGTCGACGCCGCCGAGATCGTGCTCCGCATCCTCGAGTCGCACCAGGCCGCCGTCAGCGTGGTCAACCACGCGATGTGTGGGGACGACGTGATCGCGGTGCTCGACCATCCGCGGACGGCGGTCGCGAGCGACGGCTGGATCATGGACGCCACCGGTCCGGGACACCCGCATCCGCGCAACTTCGGCACGTTTCCGCGGGTGCTCGGGCACTACGCGCGCGATCTCGGCGTATTGGAGGTGGGTGAGGCGATCCGGCGGATGACGTCGCTGCCCGCGTCCCGGCTGGGGCTCAACGATCGCGGCGTACTGCGTCCCGGTGCGGTCGCGGACGTCGTCGTCCTCGATCCGGCACGGGTCGCCGACCGGTCGACGTACGACGATCCGTGGCAGCTGTCGGTCGGCGTCGAGCACGTCCTGGTGGCCGGCGAGCCCGTTCTCGCGGACGGCGTACCGACGGGGCGCCGGCCGGGCCGGGTCATCGCTTGA
- the hflX gene encoding GTPase HflX — translation MTTHSHAYETTDVETDLTQGDDSGDSLTGHEDIERDYEQDLSTEGLDLEERQALRRVVGMSTELTDISEVEYRKLLLERVLLVGVWTEGSAEDAENSLTELKLLAETAGSEVLDGVIQRRKKPDPATFIGSGKVADLRNLVASLGADTVIADGELAPAQLRNLEDKLKVKVVDRTALILDIFAQHAKSKEGKAQVELAQLQYMKQRLRGWGGNLSRQAGGRVGAAGGGIGGRGPGETKIETDRRRINTKISKLRRTLKEMKGTRSTMRQERRRNLVPSVAIAGYTNAGKSSLLNQITGAGVLVEDALFATLDPTTRRTTTSDGRVYTLTDTVGFVRHLPHDIVEAFRSTLEEVTDADLLLHVVDGSHPDPVAQIQAVREVLAEIDATDVPEIVVINKADAADPLALAPILHREPHAIVVSARTGEGIDKLRELIEGALPQPHISLDVLLPYDRGDLVSRIHSEGSVEQLEHTADGTRITARVHPSLAGDLTPYKVA, via the coding sequence ATGACGACCCATTCACACGCATACGAGACCACCGACGTCGAAACCGACCTGACCCAGGGCGATGACTCCGGCGATTCGTTGACGGGTCACGAGGACATCGAGCGGGACTACGAGCAGGACCTGAGCACCGAGGGCCTCGACCTCGAGGAGCGCCAGGCGCTCCGCCGCGTGGTCGGGATGTCGACCGAGCTGACCGACATCAGTGAGGTCGAGTACCGCAAGCTGCTGCTCGAGCGGGTGCTGCTGGTCGGCGTCTGGACCGAGGGCAGCGCCGAGGACGCGGAGAACTCGCTGACCGAGCTCAAGCTGCTCGCCGAGACCGCCGGCTCCGAGGTGCTGGACGGCGTGATCCAGCGCCGCAAGAAGCCGGACCCGGCGACCTTCATCGGCTCCGGCAAGGTCGCCGACCTGCGCAACCTGGTCGCGTCGCTCGGCGCGGACACCGTGATCGCCGACGGCGAGCTGGCGCCCGCGCAGCTGCGCAACCTGGAGGACAAGCTCAAGGTCAAGGTGGTCGACCGGACCGCGCTGATCCTGGACATCTTCGCGCAGCACGCGAAGAGCAAGGAAGGCAAGGCCCAGGTCGAGCTGGCGCAGCTGCAGTACATGAAGCAGCGCCTGCGCGGCTGGGGTGGCAACCTGTCCCGCCAGGCCGGCGGCCGGGTCGGCGCGGCCGGCGGCGGTATCGGCGGCCGTGGTCCCGGTGAGACCAAGATCGAGACCGACCGGCGCCGGATCAACACCAAGATCAGCAAGCTCCGCCGGACGCTCAAGGAGATGAAGGGCACCCGGTCGACGATGCGCCAGGAGCGCCGCCGCAACCTGGTCCCGTCGGTCGCGATCGCGGGCTACACCAACGCCGGCAAGTCCTCGCTGCTGAACCAGATCACCGGCGCGGGCGTGCTGGTCGAGGACGCGCTGTTCGCGACCCTGGACCCGACGACCCGCCGTACGACGACCTCGGACGGCCGCGTGTACACGCTGACCGACACCGTCGGGTTCGTCCGGCACCTGCCGCACGACATCGTCGAGGCGTTCCGCTCGACGCTGGAGGAGGTCACGGACGCGGACCTGCTGCTGCACGTGGTCGACGGTTCGCACCCGGACCCGGTGGCGCAGATCCAGGCGGTCCGCGAGGTGCTGGCCGAGATCGACGCGACCGACGTACCGGAGATCGTGGTGATCAACAAGGCCGACGCCGCCGACCCGCTCGCGCTGGCGCCGATCCTGCACCGCGAACCGCACGCGATCGTGGTGTCGGCCCGCACCGGCGAAGGCATCGACAAGCTCCGCGAGCTGATCGAGGGCGCACTGCCGCAGCCGCACATCTCCCTCGACGTGCTGCTGCCGTACGACCGCGGCGACCTGGTCTCCCGGATCCACTCCGAAGGCTCGGTCGAGCAACTCGAACACACCGCCGACGGCACCCGCATCACCGCCCGCGTCCACCCGTCCCTGGCCGGCGACCTCACGCCGTACAAGGTCGCCTGA